A region from the uncultured Holophaga sp. genome encodes:
- a CDS encoding peptidyl-prolyl cis-trans isomerase, with product MLRNFRQVFKGNQMPMTVVMVVVLLGMVAYLAPGRGDSESQDAVMARVYGREILRRDVEQKVSDTIRRLGKQANLEAMGAYLQSQALDYLVGQKLAEELAEEHGIVVTDAEVASTLEARLRMYPVFLQNGQLRSTAEINAILKESGTSLNIWEKEVRLEAEVNKLKAQAAAAVPVDEAWLQQENRLRNEQVSFETVTTVPDPAGVADPGDAKLQAFLSTSGSRFQVGPRRILQYVSVQAADFGSSLEPDEASLKSAYDSHQTDYLELKTSHILFTARSDSEFLEATRKAEELRAKLIAGQDFNKTALELSQDPSAKSNRGELGWMAAARLDKGYVDGTKGLKEGEISHPVRSAFGIHLIRLEGRKVKPFEEVKPELKTRLAQERFVTRAKDRLEQIRKAAGKKGDLSAPAQNQQLKAQLSRPLANEPGAQIDGLGSVDSLMDSAFALKVGEVSKVMPLGDRFVVFRVKEEQPSAVPPLADIRARVLAAYRLEEVRKQLMAASRDKLQKGGLTALGTPTPQKDIKLASLGELIQQPAIRKALLDTAVGQTTPLLWTPDGHLWAARIISRTPAPALTFGTRQSLVEAIQSRESIKVLQAELQALELKGRTRPGLSSLWGRFGGIWLNQAALARTRTATSAE from the coding sequence ATGCTTCGCAACTTCCGGCAGGTTTTCAAAGGGAACCAGATGCCCATGACCGTCGTCATGGTCGTGGTGCTTTTGGGCATGGTGGCCTATCTGGCCCCGGGCCGCGGAGATAGCGAATCGCAGGACGCGGTCATGGCGCGGGTCTACGGCCGGGAGATCCTTCGCCGGGATGTGGAGCAGAAGGTGTCCGACACCATCCGGCGCCTGGGCAAACAGGCCAACCTCGAGGCCATGGGGGCCTACCTGCAGAGCCAGGCTCTCGACTACCTGGTGGGGCAGAAACTCGCCGAGGAGCTGGCTGAGGAGCACGGCATCGTCGTGACCGATGCCGAGGTGGCCTCCACGCTGGAGGCCCGGCTGCGGATGTACCCTGTTTTCCTCCAGAACGGCCAGCTCCGGAGCACCGCCGAGATCAACGCCATCCTCAAGGAGAGCGGCACCAGTCTCAACATCTGGGAAAAAGAGGTCCGCCTTGAAGCAGAGGTGAACAAGCTCAAGGCCCAGGCAGCGGCCGCCGTCCCCGTGGATGAAGCCTGGCTGCAGCAGGAGAACCGCCTCCGCAACGAGCAGGTCAGCTTCGAGACCGTCACAACCGTCCCTGACCCGGCTGGCGTGGCCGATCCCGGCGATGCCAAGCTCCAGGCCTTCCTCAGCACCTCCGGCTCCCGCTTCCAGGTGGGACCCCGCCGGATCCTGCAGTATGTCTCCGTTCAGGCCGCCGACTTCGGCAGCAGCCTGGAGCCCGATGAGGCATCCCTCAAAAGCGCCTACGACTCCCACCAGACCGACTACCTCGAGCTCAAGACCAGCCACATCCTCTTCACCGCCCGCAGCGACTCCGAGTTCCTGGAGGCAACCCGCAAGGCTGAGGAGCTGCGCGCCAAGCTCATCGCTGGCCAGGACTTCAACAAGACGGCCCTGGAGCTCAGCCAGGACCCCAGTGCCAAGAGCAACCGGGGTGAGCTGGGTTGGATGGCTGCCGCCCGCCTTGACAAGGGCTATGTGGACGGAACGAAGGGACTCAAGGAGGGGGAGATCAGCCACCCCGTCCGCTCTGCTTTCGGCATCCACCTCATCCGCCTCGAGGGACGCAAGGTCAAGCCCTTCGAGGAGGTCAAGCCCGAGCTGAAGACGCGGCTGGCCCAGGAGCGCTTCGTCACCCGCGCCAAGGACCGCCTGGAGCAGATCCGGAAGGCGGCGGGCAAGAAGGGTGACCTCAGTGCCCCCGCCCAGAACCAGCAGCTCAAGGCTCAGCTCTCCAGGCCCCTGGCCAATGAGCCCGGCGCTCAGATCGATGGCCTGGGCAGCGTGGATTCCCTGATGGACAGCGCCTTCGCCCTCAAGGTAGGAGAGGTCTCCAAGGTCATGCCCCTGGGTGACCGCTTCGTGGTCTTCCGCGTCAAGGAGGAGCAGCCCAGCGCCGTCCCACCCCTCGCAGACATCCGGGCGCGAGTCCTGGCGGCCTACCGGCTGGAGGAGGTCCGCAAGCAGCTCATGGCCGCCAGCCGGGACAAGCTCCAGAAGGGTGGCCTGACCGCCCTGGGTACGCCCACCCCCCAAAAGGACATCAAGCTGGCCTCCCTGGGCGAGCTCATCCAGCAGCCAGCCATCCGCAAGGCGCTGCTCGACACGGCTGTGGGCCAGACGACGCCCCTCCTCTGGACGCCCGATGGCCACCTGTGGGCAGCCCGGATCATCTCCAGGACCCCTGCCCCCGCCTTGACCTTCGGGACCCGCCAGTCCCTGGTCGAGGCCATCCAGAGCCGCGAGTCCATCAAGGTTCTCCAGGCCGAGCTCCAGGCCCTGGAGCTCAAGGGGCGCACCCGTCCCGGACTCAGCTCCCTCTGGGGCCGCTTCGGCGGCATCTGGCTCAACCAGGCAGCTCTCGCCCGCACCCGGACCGCCACCAGCGCCGAATAG
- a CDS encoding asparaginase, with translation MRPRILLIHTGGTLGMAPSGQSASLAPGPSLEGVRQQVPELESLAELHLEVPFNLDSASLEPGHILSLAHLVRERSRDCLGVVIIHGTDTMAFTASVLGFLLSDLGKPVVLTGAQRPLAYARTDARSNLVDAVELATSGVPEVGICFGDHWLRGVGTEKASVHRYEAFVSANIPALADLGLSVRIHPHAGSFPRCLPAGLGGHLEHRIAVYTPFPGMEWSLPAPNARGVLIQAFGAGNLPMERPDLQALFAHCREQALPVVLTSQCLSGGVDLGAYALGRLAAELGAIAGGLHTRWAALAKLGLTLGADWGLPAIREAFNISWAGEPLP, from the coding sequence ATGCGTCCCCGCATCCTTCTGATCCACACCGGGGGCACCCTCGGGATGGCCCCTTCCGGGCAGTCCGCCAGCCTCGCTCCGGGCCCCTCTCTGGAGGGGGTCCGCCAGCAGGTACCCGAGTTGGAGAGCCTGGCGGAGCTCCACTTGGAGGTCCCCTTCAACCTCGACAGCGCCTCCCTGGAGCCGGGTCACATCCTCAGCCTGGCGCACCTGGTCCGGGAAAGGTCCCGGGACTGCCTGGGCGTGGTCATCATCCATGGCACGGACACCATGGCATTCACGGCCTCGGTCCTGGGTTTCCTCCTGTCGGATCTCGGCAAACCCGTGGTCCTTACGGGCGCCCAGCGCCCCCTGGCCTATGCCCGCACCGATGCCCGGAGCAACCTGGTGGATGCCGTCGAACTCGCCACCAGTGGCGTGCCGGAGGTGGGCATCTGTTTCGGGGACCATTGGCTGCGGGGGGTCGGCACCGAAAAGGCCAGCGTGCACCGCTATGAGGCCTTTGTCTCTGCCAATATCCCGGCCCTGGCGGATCTGGGCCTGAGTGTCCGGATCCACCCCCATGCCGGAAGCTTCCCCCGCTGCCTGCCCGCCGGGCTCGGTGGCCACCTGGAGCACCGCATCGCCGTCTACACCCCCTTTCCGGGTATGGAGTGGTCCCTTCCGGCCCCGAATGCCCGGGGTGTCCTCATCCAGGCATTCGGGGCGGGCAACCTCCCCATGGAGCGTCCCGACCTCCAGGCCCTCTTCGCTCACTGCCGGGAGCAGGCTCTTCCGGTGGTCCTGACCAGCCAGTGCCTCTCGGGCGGTGTGGACCTGGGGGCCTATGCCCTCGGACGCCTCGCGGCGGAACTAGGGGCCATCGCCGGGGGGCTCCACACCCGCTGGGCGGCCCTCGCCAAGCTGGGACTCACCCTGGGGGCCGACTGGGGGCTCCCGGCCATCCGCGAGGCTTTCAACATCTCCTGGGCCGGGGAACCCCTGCCCTGA
- a CDS encoding peroxiredoxin, whose amino-acid sequence MTAFVTQPAPDFKADALVDGQFVDGFTLSQFKGKKVVLFFYPLDFTFVCPTEILAFSDAIEEFRERNTVVVGVSVDSKFSHWAWANTERTIGGIKGIAYPLVSDINKDIARDYGVLLGAGVALRGLFIIDADEKQTLRHITINDLPLGRNVDEVLRVLDAIDYTNEHGEVCPANWRKGMKALTPTFDGLKDYASAK is encoded by the coding sequence ATGACCGCATTCGTGACCCAGCCCGCACCCGACTTCAAGGCCGATGCCTTGGTGGACGGACAATTTGTTGATGGATTCACGCTGAGCCAGTTCAAGGGAAAGAAGGTGGTGCTCTTCTTCTACCCCCTGGACTTCACTTTTGTATGCCCTACGGAGATCCTGGCCTTCTCCGATGCCATCGAGGAGTTCCGGGAGCGGAACACGGTGGTGGTGGGGGTGAGCGTCGACAGCAAGTTCAGCCACTGGGCCTGGGCCAACACTGAACGCACCATCGGGGGCATCAAGGGCATTGCCTACCCACTCGTCTCGGATATCAACAAGGACATCGCCCGGGACTACGGGGTACTGCTGGGAGCAGGCGTTGCGCTACGGGGCCTCTTCATCATTGACGCCGATGAAAAGCAGACCCTGCGCCACATCACCATCAATGACCTGCCCCTGGGCCGGAATGTCGACGAGGTCCTCCGGGTTCTGGACGCCATTGACTACACCAACGAGCACGGCGAGGTATGCCCTGCCAACTGGCGCAAGGGGATGAAGGCCCTGACTCCGACCTTCGATGGCCTGAAGGATTACGCCAGCGCCAAGTGA
- a CDS encoding YebC/PmpR family DNA-binding transcriptional regulator: MSGHNKWSTIKHKKGAADAKRGKLFTRILKEITVAARLGGGDVGSNPRLRLAVDQAKGSNMPKENWERAIKKGTGDLEGVNYEEVVYEGYGPGGAAIIVEALTDNKNRTTPEVRSYFAKFGSDLGASNSVAYMFAKQGQIVVEPQVEEDKIMEVALEAGADDVEQQEEAWVITTAPETFQAVKDAVDAAGLPVLEAQIIKAASTSAQIPDDKLKSFLKLIDLLEDNDDVQNVWHNAEYDEPED; this comes from the coding sequence ATGTCCGGCCACAATAAATGGTCAACCATCAAGCACAAGAAGGGCGCCGCCGATGCCAAGCGCGGCAAGCTCTTCACTCGGATTCTCAAGGAAATCACCGTCGCCGCCCGGCTCGGCGGCGGTGATGTCGGCTCCAATCCCCGCCTGCGCCTGGCGGTGGACCAGGCCAAGGGCAGCAACATGCCCAAGGAGAACTGGGAGCGGGCCATCAAGAAGGGCACTGGCGACCTCGAGGGCGTGAACTACGAGGAAGTGGTCTACGAGGGCTACGGTCCCGGAGGGGCGGCCATCATCGTCGAGGCCCTCACGGACAACAAGAACCGCACCACGCCTGAGGTCCGCAGCTACTTCGCCAAGTTCGGCAGCGACCTGGGCGCCAGCAACTCCGTTGCCTACATGTTCGCCAAGCAGGGGCAGATCGTGGTCGAGCCCCAGGTCGAGGAGGACAAGATCATGGAAGTGGCCCTGGAGGCGGGGGCCGACGATGTGGAGCAGCAGGAGGAGGCCTGGGTCATCACGACGGCCCCCGAGACTTTCCAGGCGGTGAAGGATGCGGTGGACGCCGCTGGCCTGCCGGTGCTCGAGGCCCAGATCATCAAGGCCGCTTCGACCTCTGCCCAGATCCCCGATGACAAGCTCAAGAGCTTCCTCAAGCTCATCGATCTTCTCGAGGACAACGATGATGTGCAGAACGTCTGGCACAATGCCGAGTACGACGAACCCGAGGACTGA
- a CDS encoding RsmG family class I SAM-dependent methyltransferase produces the protein MQTDLAILQDPRLDQFLLLLDRWNKTHALTSLPPGDRFEELVLDASALLPHLAALPSGALVADFGTGMGIPAAVIAILRPDLQVAAVDKAGKKMAFVRQVALELALPNLRPTPGQAEQLPPLGASAGMAKAVGPLTLLSSWWERHGLAGAPFFALKGPDWIYEDKPKGWACSAHPYRLPTRGERVVVELQQEISG, from the coding sequence ATGCAGACTGATCTCGCCATCCTCCAGGACCCGCGTCTCGACCAATTCCTCTTGCTGCTCGACCGCTGGAACAAGACCCACGCCCTCACCTCCCTCCCCCCGGGGGATCGCTTCGAGGAGCTGGTCCTCGACGCCTCGGCACTTCTCCCCCACTTGGCAGCCCTCCCATCTGGCGCCCTGGTCGCGGACTTCGGAACGGGAATGGGAATCCCCGCAGCGGTCATCGCCATTCTGCGCCCCGACCTCCAGGTGGCCGCTGTGGACAAGGCCGGGAAGAAGATGGCTTTCGTCCGCCAGGTCGCCTTGGAGCTCGCACTCCCCAACCTAAGGCCCACCCCCGGGCAGGCCGAGCAGCTTCCCCCCCTGGGGGCAAGCGCAGGCATGGCCAAGGCGGTGGGCCCCCTCACCCTCCTGAGCTCCTGGTGGGAGCGGCATGGCCTCGCCGGGGCCCCCTTCTTCGCCCTCAAGGGACCTGACTGGATCTACGAGGACAAGCCAAAGGGGTGGGCCTGCTCGGCCCACCCCTATCGTCTGCCCACCCGCGGCGAGCGCGTGGTGGTCGAACTGCAGCAGGAGATCAGCGGGTGA
- a CDS encoding LysM peptidoglycan-binding domain-containing protein, with the protein MHQRNRLCAFTMASLSVIALSAQDAPTPAVGESLRVAPHYSRWDYPKEVTLPAEAQLHIVEKGDTLWDLGNKYLGNPFAWPKIWEKNKWVKDPHWIYPGDPLVVPAGKVMGDAGQPPVASDDVLGLQPDRRLGGKPVMPEWAFTFQDFIQLPYLAPEGAEKHLAGLKALKIVDSDNPDRENLGDGDRIYLNAGQNAGVKEGSRLLILKVADKGIQHPDQRSGWKTIGDVLQQVGVVRVIQVNPQGSVAVIEKCMDGVVVGDHVADFQEPANVPLKLRTDIAEPIKVGKVQAKVVYCRENHESFGAGDLVIIDKGTKDGLALGNILLAYRNVKWDVDSSETVRNEQTNRYQGQLMVVKEGENYSTCRVLRSVSEMHVGDLLTR; encoded by the coding sequence ATGCATCAGCGGAATCGGCTGTGTGCGTTCACAATGGCGAGCCTCTCGGTCATCGCCCTGTCTGCTCAGGATGCTCCCACGCCTGCAGTGGGGGAGTCTCTCAGAGTCGCCCCCCACTACTCCAGGTGGGACTATCCCAAGGAGGTGACGCTGCCCGCCGAGGCCCAGCTTCACATCGTGGAGAAGGGGGACACCCTCTGGGATCTCGGCAATAAATACCTCGGCAATCCCTTCGCCTGGCCCAAGATCTGGGAGAAGAACAAGTGGGTCAAGGATCCCCACTGGATCTACCCTGGAGACCCCCTGGTCGTTCCGGCCGGTAAAGTGATGGGGGACGCCGGGCAACCCCCCGTGGCCTCTGATGATGTCCTCGGATTGCAGCCTGACCGGCGCCTGGGCGGCAAGCCGGTCATGCCTGAGTGGGCCTTCACCTTCCAGGACTTCATCCAGCTGCCCTATCTTGCTCCTGAAGGAGCCGAGAAGCACCTCGCCGGGCTCAAGGCCCTTAAGATCGTCGACAGCGACAATCCGGACCGTGAGAATCTCGGCGACGGGGACAGGATCTACCTGAATGCCGGCCAGAATGCAGGGGTCAAGGAGGGGAGCCGGCTGCTCATCCTCAAGGTGGCCGACAAGGGGATCCAGCATCCCGACCAGCGCAGTGGCTGGAAGACCATTGGCGACGTCCTCCAGCAGGTGGGTGTGGTTCGGGTCATCCAGGTCAACCCCCAGGGGTCGGTGGCTGTCATCGAGAAGTGCATGGATGGCGTGGTCGTGGGCGATCATGTGGCCGACTTCCAGGAACCGGCGAATGTGCCCCTGAAGCTCCGGACGGACATCGCGGAGCCCATCAAGGTGGGCAAGGTGCAGGCCAAGGTGGTGTACTGCCGGGAGAACCACGAGTCCTTCGGTGCTGGAGACTTGGTCATCATCGACAAGGGAACCAAGGATGGCCTGGCTCTGGGCAACATCCTCCTGGCCTACCGGAATGTGAAGTGGGATGTGGACAGCAGTGAAACGGTCCGGAATGAGCAGACCAATCGCTATCAGGGTCAGCTCATGGTCGTGAAGGAGGGGGAGAACTACTCCACCTGCCGCGTGCTGCGCAGCGTCTCGGAGATGCATGTGGGGGACCTCCTCACCCGCTGA
- a CDS encoding PfkB family carbohydrate kinase: MSLLVVGSVAFDDLESPFGRQERVLGGSASYFSLSASRFHPVQVVAVVGDDFGPEEYRVFEGRPIDLAGLERKSGQSFRWKGSYGYDLNEARTLETHLNVFAGFKPQLPQAFRSAPFLFLGNIDPVLQLEVVRQMAHRPRWIALDTMNFWITGAPDALRKVLREVDILLVNEAEARALAGEHNLLKAYRKIREMGPEILVVKRGEYGAVLMTPGEVFIAPAFPLEDVFDPTGAGDTFAGGFLGHLAREGCRDMETLKAAVLRGAVMASFTVERFGTQNLALVTEEAIRERLKAFSAMIQVSEL; this comes from the coding sequence ATGAGTCTTCTTGTAGTCGGCAGTGTTGCCTTCGATGATCTGGAGTCCCCCTTCGGAAGACAGGAGAGGGTGCTGGGCGGCTCCGCCAGCTACTTCTCCCTGAGTGCCAGCCGTTTCCATCCCGTGCAGGTGGTGGCGGTGGTGGGGGATGACTTCGGCCCGGAGGAATACCGGGTCTTCGAGGGCCGACCGATCGATCTCGCCGGTCTGGAACGCAAATCGGGGCAGAGCTTCCGTTGGAAGGGCTCCTATGGCTACGACCTGAACGAGGCCCGCACTCTGGAGACCCACCTCAATGTCTTCGCAGGGTTCAAGCCCCAGCTGCCCCAGGCCTTCCGGAGCGCCCCCTTCCTCTTCCTTGGCAACATCGATCCGGTGCTCCAGCTGGAGGTTGTCCGGCAGATGGCCCATCGCCCCCGCTGGATCGCCCTGGATACCATGAACTTCTGGATCACCGGTGCCCCGGACGCGCTCCGGAAGGTCCTGCGGGAGGTGGACATCCTCCTGGTCAACGAAGCCGAAGCCCGGGCGCTGGCGGGAGAGCACAACCTCCTGAAGGCTTACCGGAAGATCCGGGAGATGGGGCCGGAGATCCTGGTGGTGAAGCGGGGTGAATACGGCGCCGTCCTCATGACCCCTGGGGAGGTCTTCATCGCCCCGGCCTTCCCCCTGGAGGATGTCTTTGACCCCACCGGGGCTGGTGACACCTTTGCGGGTGGCTTCCTGGGGCACCTCGCCCGTGAGGGGTGCCGCGACATGGAGACCCTCAAGGCGGCTGTGCTGAGAGGGGCGGTCATGGCCAGCTTCACGGTTGAACGGTTCGGGACCCAAAACTTGGCTCTTGTGACCGAAGAGGCGATAAGAGAAAGGTTGAAAGCTTTTTCGGCGATGATTCAGGTGAGTGAGCTATAA
- a CDS encoding Smr/MutS family protein, producing the protein MAWKQSLAKLKQDLKAAEGDAPRAAAPKAVPKKVEPVAKPIEEEDDLFLSAMGVNRRGRGLKPPMQEAPVVKTESGALRAQPKDVGETPLSVPAQELPATGDDFGQAMAGLKGMKALARPLPGTAPTPGSKPASASLPEPEPRPEAEAPLEQEAAAAPPEGVPADPEPIPPTPQRIQLAAGMAIEVDGSLDLRGHTAADALERVRERVLDGVCLGWRTLHILLGESEESRELLLAYLSAADPRVIPRYAQAPIPMGGAAAWVLYLGKP; encoded by the coding sequence ATGGCCTGGAAGCAGTCGCTGGCCAAGCTCAAGCAGGACCTGAAGGCCGCGGAGGGCGATGCCCCCAGGGCCGCCGCTCCCAAGGCTGTGCCCAAGAAGGTGGAGCCGGTGGCCAAGCCGATTGAGGAGGAGGATGACCTCTTCCTCTCGGCCATGGGGGTCAACCGGCGGGGGCGGGGGCTGAAGCCCCCCATGCAGGAGGCGCCGGTCGTCAAGACCGAGTCTGGCGCACTCCGCGCCCAGCCCAAGGATGTAGGAGAGACCCCGCTGTCGGTTCCAGCCCAGGAGCTGCCTGCGACAGGAGACGACTTCGGCCAGGCCATGGCGGGCCTCAAGGGCATGAAGGCCCTGGCCAGACCCCTTCCCGGGACGGCCCCAACCCCGGGTTCCAAGCCGGCGTCTGCATCCTTGCCCGAGCCTGAGCCACGACCTGAAGCGGAGGCCCCCCTGGAGCAGGAGGCTGCCGCAGCGCCGCCTGAAGGGGTGCCGGCCGATCCGGAACCCATCCCTCCTACTCCCCAGCGCATCCAGCTCGCTGCGGGCATGGCCATTGAGGTGGATGGATCCCTCGATCTCAGGGGGCACACCGCTGCGGACGCCCTGGAGCGGGTCAGGGAGCGAGTGCTGGATGGTGTGTGTCTGGGCTGGCGTACCCTGCACATCCTTCTCGGAGAATCGGAGGAGAGCCGGGAACTCCTGCTGGCATACCTCTCCGCAGCCGATCCGCGGGTGATCCCCCGCTACGCCCAGGCGCCCATCCCCATGGGGGGGGCGGCGGCCTGGGTCCTCTACCTCGGAAAACCCTGA
- the pyrF gene encoding orotidine-5'-phosphate decarboxylase produces MTDTLSPVERLVVALDVPGAKEALELAEVLRGRVGMLKVGLELFCAEGPAFVKALQAYAPVFLDLKLHDIPNTVKRALEALMPLDPRLINVHAQGGPAMIQAAAEVVRAHRNRGGRTELLAVTVLTSLDREALASYGLALEPAELALNLATLARRHGADGVVCSAQEVDQLRQACGGGFTYLTPGIRPRGADAQDQARVVTPEQALRNGATWLVVGRPITQAPDPAQAADRILAEMTLA; encoded by the coding sequence ATGACCGATACCCTGAGTCCCGTCGAACGCCTGGTGGTCGCCCTGGATGTGCCGGGGGCCAAGGAGGCCCTTGAGCTGGCCGAGGTCCTCCGCGGGAGGGTGGGGATGCTCAAGGTGGGGCTGGAGCTCTTCTGCGCCGAGGGGCCCGCCTTTGTGAAGGCCCTTCAGGCCTATGCCCCGGTCTTCCTGGACCTCAAGCTCCACGACATTCCCAACACGGTCAAGAGGGCATTGGAGGCGCTTATGCCCTTGGATCCCCGTCTGATCAATGTCCACGCCCAGGGGGGGCCGGCCATGATCCAGGCCGCTGCTGAAGTGGTGCGGGCCCACCGGAACCGCGGCGGGCGCACCGAGCTTCTGGCGGTGACCGTGCTCACCAGCCTGGATCGGGAGGCTCTCGCCTCTTACGGGCTTGCCCTGGAGCCCGCGGAACTCGCCCTCAACCTGGCCACTCTGGCCCGTCGGCATGGCGCCGATGGGGTGGTCTGCTCGGCCCAGGAAGTCGACCAGCTCCGCCAGGCCTGCGGGGGCGGCTTCACTTATCTGACCCCTGGCATCCGCCCCCGGGGGGCCGATGCCCAGGACCAGGCCAGGGTGGTCACTCCCGAGCAGGCGTTGCGGAACGGGGCCACCTGGCTGGTGGTCGGCCGACCCATCACCCAGGCCCCTGATCCGGCCCAGGCCGCCGACCGCATCCTGGCGGAAATGACCCTGGCCTGA
- a CDS encoding HAD family hydrolase, whose translation MKLIVWDFDGTLVDSRPLIEAGMAHALEALSLSHDLMTEWLKYVGLPVEVGIQRTFGPLGLEVAHVLKAYRSFGHADHESLLRAFPGMDGLLSELSTLGIPMALATSKRTLPLNRQLARLGWTGIFSPIITPDQVSHGKPHPESLEQVLEAHRLPPEEALMVGDTPFDMEMAQRAGVPRIAVGHGFYNQASMAPYAPLAFAPDTASLRSTLLDLFPDQENR comes from the coding sequence TTGAAGCTGATTGTCTGGGATTTCGACGGGACCCTGGTGGACAGCCGTCCACTCATCGAGGCGGGCATGGCCCACGCCCTGGAGGCGCTCAGCCTCTCGCACGACCTGATGACCGAATGGCTGAAATATGTGGGCCTGCCCGTGGAGGTGGGCATCCAGAGGACCTTCGGCCCTCTTGGCCTCGAGGTGGCTCATGTCCTCAAGGCCTACCGCAGCTTCGGGCATGCTGATCATGAGTCCCTGCTGAGGGCCTTCCCCGGCATGGACGGCCTTCTTTCGGAGTTGAGCACCTTGGGGATCCCCATGGCGCTCGCCACCTCCAAGCGCACCCTGCCCCTCAACCGCCAGCTCGCCCGCCTGGGCTGGACGGGGATCTTCTCGCCGATCATCACACCGGATCAGGTGAGCCACGGCAAGCCCCACCCCGAGAGCCTCGAGCAGGTTCTGGAAGCCCACCGCCTGCCCCCGGAGGAGGCCCTCATGGTGGGCGACACCCCCTTCGACATGGAGATGGCCCAGCGGGCCGGGGTGCCCAGGATCGCCGTGGGACACGGCTTCTACAACCAGGCCAGCATGGCCCCCTACGCCCCCCTGGCCTTCGCACCGGACACCGCCTCGCTCCGGAGCACCCTGCTGGACCTCTTTCCCGACCAGGAGAACCGATGA
- the moaC gene encoding cyclic pyranopterin monophosphate synthase MoaC, with protein MNPLTHMDAEGRPTMVDVSDKAITRRRAVAVGCMELCPACAEALSQGGGPKGDPWTVARLGAVGGVKRTSELIPLCHPLVIDGVTVDHHWEPETRRAWIKVEVSTEGRTGIEMEAIAGASTGLLVLYDMLKAVSHEMALGPVRLLKKEGGRRGTITWDWPECPWKA; from the coding sequence ATGAACCCTCTGACCCACATGGACGCTGAAGGCCGCCCCACCATGGTGGATGTCTCCGACAAGGCCATCACCCGCCGCCGGGCCGTGGCGGTGGGCTGCATGGAGCTCTGCCCCGCCTGCGCTGAGGCCCTCTCCCAGGGGGGAGGCCCCAAGGGGGATCCCTGGACCGTGGCCCGCCTGGGTGCCGTGGGGGGCGTCAAGCGCACCTCCGAACTGATCCCCCTCTGCCACCCCCTGGTCATCGATGGCGTGACCGTGGATCACCACTGGGAGCCAGAGACCCGCCGGGCCTGGATCAAGGTGGAAGTCTCGACGGAAGGGCGGACCGGCATCGAGATGGAGGCCATTGCCGGTGCCTCCACCGGCCTCCTGGTCCTCTACGACATGCTCAAGGCCGTCAGCCATGAGATGGCCTTGGGCCCCGTGCGGCTCCTGAAGAAGGAGGGCGGACGCCGGGGGACCATCACCTGGGACTGGCCGGAGTGCCCCTGGAAGGCCTAG